From Topomyia yanbarensis strain Yona2022 chromosome 1, ASM3024719v1, whole genome shotgun sequence, one genomic window encodes:
- the LOC131676368 gene encoding uncharacterized protein LOC131676368, producing MFSSTGFDLLLLAAGISDPPVGEEVASIVADTPTVANFEEVEFVNKTTNNTFLEGVSMIISSTPIRRSGVITFTDPRQTLPLDLSVSMIENEQPLNLTIHTSDVPLDLAMPKSNTPKKLATEKTINLCGDTRTESKLNHIISSVHSSRDSSRICRISGKIFKRSVYFAGTKRHFPDVLSSNTI from the exons ATGTTCTCGTCAACAGGATTCGACTTACTTCTTC TGGCCGCTGGTATTTCTGACCCTCCAGTTGGGGAAGAGGTGGCAAGTATAGTTGCTGATACTCCCACGGTTGCAAATTTCGAGGAAGTAGAATTTGTAAACAAAACTACAAACAACACTTTCCTCGAAGGTGTTTCGATGATTATATCGTCAACGCCGATAAGAAGAAGCGGAGTCATAACATTCACTGATCCCCGACAAACACTTCCACTAGATCTGTCAGTATCAATGATTGAGAACGAGCAACCTTTAAATTTAACGATCCACACTAGCGATGTTCCATTAGATCTGGCTATGCCGAAAAGTAATACTCCGAAGAAGTTAGCAACGGAAAAGACGATAAATTTGTGTGGCGATACCCGAACAGAATCAAAGCTTAACCATATCATCTCTTCCGTCCACTCATCAAGGGATTCTTCCCGAATCTGTcgaatatctggaaaaatcttcaaacgCTCGGTTTACTTTGCCG GTACCAAACGACACTTCCCGGATGTATTGAGCTCAAATACGATATAA